The Selenomonas sp. AB3002 sequence CATGGGCTCTGCCTGCTGGCAGGCATCAACGCAGGCCTGGTCCAGGGCCACCGGGTCAAAGGAAGCAAACATGCCGATATCCGGCAGGATGGGGGCATCGTTCTCCCCGTGGCAGTCGCAGTTGGGCGAAATGTCTCTCACGATATTGATATGGAAGCAGGGGCGGTCCTGGCAGACAGCCTGGGCGTATTCTGCCATCTTCCTGTCCAGCAGATTGCCCGCATCCCACTGCACAGTCTCGATGGCATCGAAGGCGCAAGCGCCGATGCAGCGGCCGCAGCCCTTGCAAAGGTCTGGATTGATATAAGCCTTGTTATTCTCATAGGTGATGGCATCGGAGCCGCACTCCCTGGCACAGCGGCGGCAGCCCTTGCAGAGTTCTGCGTTCACCTCTGGTTTGCCGGAAGAATGCTGCTCCATCTTTCCTGCTCTGCTGCCAGAGCCCATACCGATGTTCTTGATGGCACCACCGAAACCAGTCATCTCATGGCCCTTGAAATGGGCCAGGCTGATGAAAACATCCGCATCCATGATGGCCCGGCCAATCTTGGCCTCCTTGACATACTCACCATTCTTGACAGGCACCTCAGCCTCATCCGTACCCCTGAGACCATCGGCGATGATGATCTGGCAGCCCGCCGTGAGAGGATTGAAGCCATTGATATTGGCACAATCCAAATGCTCCAGAGCATGCTTGCGACTGCCGGGATATAGGGTGTTGCAGTCCGTCAGGAAGGGAATCCCCCCTGCTTCCTTCACCATCTCTGCCACAGCCCTTGCATATTGGGGACGCAGGTAAGCCATATTCCCCAGCTCACCGAAATGCATCTTGATGGCGGTGAACTTGCCCTGGAAGTCAATCTCCTTGGTCATGCCAGCCACCTTGCAGAGACGTTGCAGCTTCTGCATCAGGTTGGTCTGCAGGTCAGTGCGGAAATCCGTGAAATAAACCTTTGCCTTTGACATTTGGGACTCTCCTTTTACATATACACAAACACTACACGCTTAGTCATATTATAACGCAAATGTTCTCATTTTTCCAAAGATAATATTTACTTCTCAGAGTTTATTTGCCTATCAAAATAGTAGATAAAAGAGTAGACATTTATCCCGTTTATATATATAATAGCAAGCAAGTCATTTATTTTTCATTTTCAACTCAATTATGCAATCATCCGTACACAAGAAAGGAGCATTCTTATGTCTGAAAAGAACAACCTGCGTGAGCAGGCCCAAAACATCATTCAGACCAGCCGAAAGCAAGGCAATGGCAAAACCTTCCTGCTGTGGCTGGGAGCTTTGATCCTGGGCGCCATCCTGGGCTGGGTAGGCCCCGCCCCCCTGATTTCCTTCTTCGACTTCATCGCCACGGTGTTCACCCGGCTCTTCCAGTTCATCGCCGTGCCCACCATCGCCCTGGCTGTCATCACTACCCTCTCCAGCCTGGGAGCACAGAAGGAGACCCGCAAGATCTTTGCCCGGGCCCTCTCCTACACCCTGCTGACTACGTTCGCGGCGGCAGCAGTGGGCCTGCTACTCTACCTCTGGATTGAGCCTGGCAACCTGCCCGCCGAGGCCATCGGCGCAGGAGCCAGCGCCATTCCCATGGACAAGGTGGGTTCTCTCTCCTACTATGACCACTTCCTGAAGGTCATCCCCAACAATGTGCTCCAGCCCTTCCTGGCTGGCAATGTGCTCTCCGTGCTCTTCATCGCTGCTGCCGCAGGCCTGGGGCTGGCCTTCATGCCCAGGACCGAGAACCGGGAAGTGCTGCTGAAAGGCATTGCAGGCCTGCAGGAGCTTCTCTTCACCCTGATCCGCGGCCTGCTCTACATCCTGCCCTTCGGCATCCTGGCTTTCTCCGCCCAGCTCTCTGCCCAGATTGAGGCAGGCGTCATCGTAGGCGCCCTGGGCAAATACGTGGCAGTTGTCATGGGCGGCAACCTCATCCAGTTCTTCATCGTGCTGCCCCTGTTCCTGGCTCTCCGGGGACTCAACCCCCTCCAAGTCCTGAAGAAGATGTCCCCGGCCATTGCCGTGGCTCTCTTCACCAAGAGTTCCGCCGCCACCCTGCCGGTGACCCTGGCTACGGCCGAGGAAAACCTCAAGGTGAGTCCCAGGGTTTCCCGCTTCGTGCTGCCCATCTGCACCACCATCAACATGAACGGCTGTGCCGCCTTTATTCTTGTAACGTCACTTTTCGTCATGCAGAATGCCGGTTTTGAGCTGACCCTGCCCACCATGATTTCCTGGCTCTTCGTAGCTGTGCTGGCCGCCGTAGGCAACGCCGGCGTCCCCATGGGCTGCTACTTCCTGACTCTCTCCCTCATGTCCTCTCTGGGCGCTCCCCTGGGGCTCATGGGCATCATCCTGCCCATCTACGCCGTCATCGACATGATTGAGACAGCAGAAAACGTCTGGTCCGACTCCTGCGTCTGCGCCATGACCAACAACGACCTGAAGGACAGCCTGCCGGAGAGTGCACCGGCATCAAGTTCAATCTGAAATGACATTTGAGCTAACGGCTTCTCTGCCAAATTTGCGGAGAAGCCGTTTTGCTTCTAAAGTCCTATAGCCAAATACTTCCCAGTAAGTTATAATACAGATATATCTGAATTTTCTCTTCTGATAGGAGGGCCACTTATGAATCCGAAAGCCATGTTCAACATTTCCTATGGCCTATACGTCCTCACCGCCAATCTTGACGGCAAGGACAACGGGTGCATCATCAACACCGTCACCCAGGTCACCTCAGACCCCAACCAGATCACCATTGCCGTGAACAAGAGCAACTACACCCGGGACATGATTGCGGCCAGCAAGAAATTCACTGCCTCCATCATCAGCCAGCAGGCGGACTTCGAGCTGTTCAAACGCTTCGGCTTCCAGTCCGGGAAGAATGTGGACAAATTCGCGGGCTTCACTGCCACCAAACGCCTGCCCAGCGGCGCCCTGCTCATAGACGAAGGCACCAATGCCTATATCTCCGGCTACGTCACCCAGGAAATCGACCTGGGCACACACAGCCTTTTCATCGCCAGCGTCACGGATATGGACGTGCTGAATGATACCCCCTCTGCCACCTACACCTACTACCACCAGAACATCAAGCCGAAACCCCAGGCAGCCCCCAAGAAAGATGGCAAGACCATCTGGCGCTGCACCATCTGCGGCTATGAGTATGAAGGCGACGAACTTCCCGCAGATTTCATCTGCCCCCTCTGCAAGCACCCCGCTTCGGACTTTGAGAAGGTAAACTGATGACCGAAAAGAACCTTATTTCCCTGCTGACCAAACTTGAACGGACACAAGACCTTAGCGATGAGGAATTTGCCTCTCTCCTGGAGGCAGATTCCTCTGCTTTTTGCGCGGAACTTGCCCTGCGGGCCAGAAACACCCGGGAAAGATACTATGGCAAGGACGTATATATCCGCGGGCTCATAGAGTTCACCAACTACTGCCGGAACAATTGCTATTACTGCGGCATCAGGCGCGGCAATGAAAGAGCCCAGCGCTACCGCCTGACCTGCGAAGAAATCCTGGCCTGCTGCAAAGCAGGCTATCAGCTGGGCTTCCGCACCTTCGTGCTGCAGGGCGGCGAGGACAGCTATTTCACCGACGAGAGGCTGGCCGGGCTTATCCGCGCCATCAAAAAAAGCCATCCCGACTGCGCCGTCACCCTGTCTGTGGGTGAACGGGAGCGGGACAGCTATGAGAAACTCTTTGAGGCGGGGGCAGACCGCTACCTGCTGCGGCACGAAACAGCTGACAAGGCCCACTACGAAAGCCTGCACCCGGCAGGAATGTCCTGGGAGCACCGCCTGAAGTGCTTGCGCGACCTGAAAGCCATCGGCTATCAGGTGGGCTGCGGCATGATGGTGGGTTCTCCTGGGCAGACTACGGCTCACCTCATCAAGGACTTCCGGCTGTTGCAGGAACTGCAGCCGGAAATGGTGGGCATCGGTCCCTTCATCCCCCAGCAGGACACGCCCTTTGCTGACCAACCAGCAGGCACAGCAGAACTCACCCTGCGGCTGCTCTCCATAATCCGCCTGCTTCTGCCCCAGGTGCTGCTGCCTGCCACCACCGCTTTAGGCACCATCGACCCCCGGGGACGGGAAAAAGGTCTGCTGGCCGGAGCCAATGTCCTCATGCCCAACCTGTCCCCTGTCTCAGTGCGGAAAAAATATGCCCTGTACGACAACAAGATCTGCACAGGCGAAGAAGCCGCCGA is a genomic window containing:
- a CDS encoding DUF362 domain-containing protein — encoded protein: MSKAKVYFTDFRTDLQTNLMQKLQRLCKVAGMTKEIDFQGKFTAIKMHFGELGNMAYLRPQYARAVAEMVKEAGGIPFLTDCNTLYPGSRKHALEHLDCANINGFNPLTAGCQIIIADGLRGTDEAEVPVKNGEYVKEAKIGRAIMDADVFISLAHFKGHEMTGFGGAIKNIGMGSGSRAGKMEQHSSGKPEVNAELCKGCRRCARECGSDAITYENNKAYINPDLCKGCGRCIGACAFDAIETVQWDAGNLLDRKMAEYAQAVCQDRPCFHINIVRDISPNCDCHGENDAPILPDIGMFASFDPVALDQACVDACQQAEPMPNSQLSDNLKKPDWQCHHDHFMDSNPNVHWKETLEHAEKIGLGSREYELVKIK
- a CDS encoding dicarboxylate/amino acid:cation symporter; the encoded protein is MSEKNNLREQAQNIIQTSRKQGNGKTFLLWLGALILGAILGWVGPAPLISFFDFIATVFTRLFQFIAVPTIALAVITTLSSLGAQKETRKIFARALSYTLLTTFAAAAVGLLLYLWIEPGNLPAEAIGAGASAIPMDKVGSLSYYDHFLKVIPNNVLQPFLAGNVLSVLFIAAAAGLGLAFMPRTENREVLLKGIAGLQELLFTLIRGLLYILPFGILAFSAQLSAQIEAGVIVGALGKYVAVVMGGNLIQFFIVLPLFLALRGLNPLQVLKKMSPAIAVALFTKSSAATLPVTLATAEENLKVSPRVSRFVLPICTTINMNGCAAFILVTSLFVMQNAGFELTLPTMISWLFVAVLAAVGNAGVPMGCYFLTLSLMSSLGAPLGLMGIILPIYAVIDMIETAENVWSDSCVCAMTNNDLKDSLPESAPASSSI
- a CDS encoding flavin reductase; the protein is MNPKAMFNISYGLYVLTANLDGKDNGCIINTVTQVTSDPNQITIAVNKSNYTRDMIAASKKFTASIISQQADFELFKRFGFQSGKNVDKFAGFTATKRLPSGALLIDEGTNAYISGYVTQEIDLGTHSLFIASVTDMDVLNDTPSATYTYYHQNIKPKPQAAPKKDGKTIWRCTICGYEYEGDELPADFICPLCKHPASDFEKVN
- the hydE gene encoding [FeFe] hydrogenase H-cluster radical SAM maturase HydE; the protein is MTEKNLISLLTKLERTQDLSDEEFASLLEADSSAFCAELALRARNTRERYYGKDVYIRGLIEFTNYCRNNCYYCGIRRGNERAQRYRLTCEEILACCKAGYQLGFRTFVLQGGEDSYFTDERLAGLIRAIKKSHPDCAVTLSVGERERDSYEKLFEAGADRYLLRHETADKAHYESLHPAGMSWEHRLKCLRDLKAIGYQVGCGMMVGSPGQTTAHLIKDFRLLQELQPEMVGIGPFIPQQDTPFADQPAGTAELTLRLLSIIRLLLPQVLLPATTALGTIDPRGREKGLLAGANVLMPNLSPVSVRKKYALYDNKICTGEEAAECIRCLSGRVASTGFHIVKGRGDHPGFKRKEGR